A region of Diospyros lotus cultivar Yz01 chromosome 3, ASM1463336v1, whole genome shotgun sequence DNA encodes the following proteins:
- the LOC127797309 gene encoding protein ESSENTIAL FOR POTEXVIRUS ACCUMULATION 1-like isoform X1, which yields MAEGKLHLPDDLLSSKPSDQSWTPKVDALGRNDDERGVMGLLDDTKDQAASESSIPLSPQWLYSKPSETKMEVRVPISLSLGNSADPNQKEGWRPDVPEDKKDWRRIATETDGGRRWREEERETSLLGRRDRRKTDRRVENTSVRDNTESRAMSTDRWHDAGNRSSAHDARRDSKWSSRWGPEERDKESRIEKRADVEKDDTNNDGQSFVGSIPRSGPERDSDSRDKWRPRHRMEGNSSGPGSYRAAPGFGSERGRAEGPFTGFTLGRGRSSVAVVRPPSVGSLGVTQFDRTESVPGKLCSLTDTFCYPRGKLLDIYRKKKVDPSFAVMPEQMEEIPPITQVTALEPLAFVSPDTDEEAIIGDLWKGKITSSGVVYSPFRKGRSTDNVTDVRDLELTNGKLGVLSSYISDEIVDASGGVVNDNTRQADIYSILNKGDAKMSSADGGDANCEAEGEVDAAAIGMNADELVPATSNNNSFYDVNASQLKVADATFIKHASLKDVVSAAAFGLTTKLLDDSNSLFVSPSTGQGWSGNVQHLHGSHSEYQLGGSILPEELSLYYQDPQGEIQGPFLGADIISWFEQGFFGTDLPVRLADAPEGTPYQELGDLMPHLKFIDGHANNTDISSKVEEPVALDEKSGPKVEDHHWSLNRFDGLPMQHVQSRISEHEGPLQLPYTNGQNFHDLFAQDEEIVFPGRPGSGSSSIGNTSASISDISANPIGNPSVRLEFKEPGILDQSDKKLHPFGLLFSELEGTYSRHGQSSNVPSSSGDQDQLVNPITGRVYSFGALNDSTHDAEAWSDVYRRNTVPGPSLYQGAMDPRRLPHMDQESIHFDVPEEKLLAQHVQLLQRKLSSRHSHLNESVLEQVPSQNSMHHRLTNQAGPDLEHLLALQLQQQQQQQQQRQLQLQHQLQQQQHLHQQQLLLQEQQQSQAQQMVLEQILQNQMHDSVPGQSRIDTVRTNNVLNQVLLEQQLLHELQQRAPPPSQADASLEHLIQAKFGQTLHQGHQQDLLGLVSLSNQGQMRSLEHQVLPQGQLHPRQLPLGLRPRVEMDEGRRIGSIWPVEETNQFLRPPPGALRAHSVGLSPLDYYQQQQRPSLEEQLSHLERGLSIHDRFQRGLYDSGLIPFEQSMSLPVGAPHPDVMNALVHGHGLDMQEPRARIHSASQVGGFSDLHSQHPIIPNQFRAPHPDVIEGHWSENNRDSQLQREWAESQIRQMHLNTELQNRELEVKMSSKDSSSWMSSGTNNDGSKRFLMEFLHQNSGHQPTDSLNMSTGLSYDRRLPSGRFSATSTSNQPFSLLSDREAGKNSLGPYGSNSGGVTNEKASVLESSDRLPLRSNSGVPSERDRLFSVINDNPQAIYANSHMIAKPPTERDLFDMDGKMQGFKGEVSMFKGAALDIQESMAEKAGLNHGEMSIHASSRHNSLGIDGGNSTFHNDQVDIDYFTEEVAKDQVPAHASKGLESFLLKRPVVSRTSSSQEQLFEASDPVVRGKTPPTSLTGEGGRREQGGYLANQKPDIVASGKKDVHFRRSSSCSDTDVSEPLFVDMLKSNAKKSAAQAENPAVGASESSDGTQAGRSGKKKGKKGRQIDPALLGFKVTSNRIMMGEIQRIED from the exons TGGATGCTTTAGGAAGGAATGATGATGAAAGGGGGGTGATGGGGCTGCTTGATGATACAAAAG ATCAAGCAGCATCAGAAAGCAGCATTCCTTTGTCTCCTCAGTGGCTTTATTCCAAACCTAGTGAGACAAAGATG GAAGTGCGTGTACCAATTtccctttctcttggaaattcTGCTGATCCTAATCAGAAGGAGGGCTGGCGTCCAGATGTTCCTGAGGACAAAAAGGATTGGAGAAGAATTGCAACTGAGACTGATGGTGGACGCCGCTGGcgtgaagaagaaagggaaaccAGCTTGCTTGGCAGAAGAGATCGCAGGAAGACTGATCGCCGTGTTGAGAACACTTCGGTTAGAGACAACACTGAAAGTAGAGCTATGTCTACTGATAGGTGGCATGATGCTGGTAATCGGAGTTCTGCACATGATGCCAGGCGTGATAGCAAGTGGTCATCTAGGTGGGGTCCTGAAGAAAGGGATAAGGAATCTCGGATTGAGAAAAGGGCAGATGTTGAGAAGGATGATACTAACAATGATGGCCAATCATTTGTAGGAAGCATCCCCAGATCTGGTCCCGAGCGTGATTCAGATTCTCGTGACAAGTGGAGGCCACGCCATAGGATGGAGGGAAATTCTAGTGGGCCAGGTTCATACCGCGCTGCACCTGGGTTTGGATCTGAGAGGGGAAGGGCAGAGGGGCCTTTTACAGGGTTTACTTTAGGACGGGGAAGATCGAGTGTTGCAGTTGTAAGACCTCCATCTGTGGGTTCTCTCGGTGTTACTCAATTTGACAGGACAGAGAGTGTCCCTGGGAAACTATGCTCATTGACTGATACATTTTGCTACCCAAGGGGGAAACTTCTTGATATTTATCGGAAGAAAAAAGTTGATCCATCTTTTGCTGTGATGCCTGAACAGATGGAGGAAATACCTCCTATAACACAAGTTACTGCACTTGAACCATTGGCTTTTGTCAGCCCTGACACCGATGAAGAG GCTATCATTGGTGATTTGTGGAAGGGAAAAATAACTAGTAGTGGGGTAGTGTACAGTCCATTTAGAAAGGGCAGATCAACTGATAATGTCACAG ATGTCAGAGACTTGGAACTTACCAATGGAAAACTGGGTGTTTTGTCTTCATATATATCTGATGAGATTGTTGATGCCTCTGGTGGAGTTGTAAATGATAATACTCGGCAGGCTGATATTTACAGCATCTTGAACAAGGGTGATGCTAAAATGAGTTCAGCAGATG GAGGAGATGCTAATTGTGAAGCAGAAGGTGAAGTTGATGCAGCTGCTATTGGGATGAATGCAGATGAACTGGTGCCAGCAACTTCAAACAATAACAGTTTTTATGATGTAAATGCATCTCAGCTTAAAGTTGCAGATGCTACCTTCATCAAGCATGCTTCTTTGAAGGATGTTGTCTCTGCTGCTGCTTTTGGACTCACTACCAAGCTCCTGGATGATTCAAATTCTCTATTTGTTTCTCCATCTACTGGGCAGGGTTGGAGTGGCAATGTACAGCACCTCCATGGAAGCCACAGTGAATATCAATTAGGAGGTAGTATACTGCCTGAGGAGTTGAGCTTATACTATCAGGATCCTCAAGGAGAAATCCAAGGACCATTTCTTGGTGCTGACATCATTTCATGGTTTGAGCAAGGCTTTTTCGGGACTGATCTACCAGTCCGCTTGGCAGATGCTCCAGAGGGAACACCTTACCAAGAGTTGGGTGACCTCATGCCGCATCTGAAGTTTATAGATGGACATGCCAATAATACTGATATAAGTTCTAAGGTAGAAGAGCCTGTAGCTTTGGATGAGAAATCTGGTCCTAAGGTAGAAGATCACCACTGGAGTTTAAATAGGTTTGACGGTCTACCGATGCAGCATGTTCAGTCGAGAATTTCTGAGCATGAAGGTCCGTTACAACTTCCATATACGAATGGACAAAACTTTCATGATTTGTTTGCTCAAGATGAAG AGATTGTATTTCCTGGGAGACCTGGAAGTGGTAGCAGTTCTATAGGGAATACATCTGCAAGCATAAGTGATATTTCTGCGAATCCTATAGGGAATCCTTCTGTACGACTTGAATTTAAGGAACCTGGTATTCTGGATCAGAGTGACAAAAAATTGCATCCTTTTGGGTTGTTGTTTTCTGAACTTGAAGGCACTTACTCAAGGCATGGCCAGTCATCGAACGTACCTTCTAGCAGTGGTGATCAGGATCAACTTGTCAACCCTATTACAGGAAGAGTTTACTCTTTTGGCGCACTTAATGATTCGACTCATGATGCAGAAGCATGGTCTGATGTTTACCGAAGAAATACAGTTCCTGGTCCGAGCTTGTATCAAGGTGCCATGGATCCTCGTCGGTTGCCACATATGGATCAAGAATCCATCCATTTTGATGTCCCAGAGGAGAAACTTTTGGCACAACATGTTCAACTACTCCAGCGTAAGCTGTCATCTCGCCATTCCCATTTGAATGAGTCAGTGTTGGAACAGGTGCCAAGTCAGAATTCTATGCACCACCGTCTGACTAATCAGGCAGGGCCGGACCTGGAACACCTTCTGGCACTACagctgcagcagcagcagcagcagcagcaacaacgaCAACTTCAGCTTCAACATCAGTTGCAGCAACAGCAGCATTTGCATCAGCAGCAATTGCTATTGCAAGAGCAACAGCAGTCTCAAGCTCAACAGATGGTTCTTGAGCAAATACTGCAAAATCAAATGCATGATTCTGTCCCCGGACAGTCTCGCATTGATACTGTTAGAACCAATAATGTTCTCAATCAGGTTTTGCTGGAGCAGCAACTTTTACATGAACTACAACAGCGTGCTCCTCCTCCAAGTCAGGCTGATGCATCACTTGAGCATCTTATTCAGGCAAAATTTGGTCAAACATTGCATCAAGGGCATCAACAGGATCTATTGGGACTTGTGTCACTGTCAAATCAAGGGCAGATGCGATCCCTGGAACATCAGGTTCTTCCACAAGGGCAGTTGCACCCAAGGCAGTTGCCTCTAGGGTTGAGACCGCGTGTGGAGATGGATGAAGGGAGGCGTATTGGTTCTATCTGGCCTGTTGAGGAAACCAATCAGTTCCTCAGACCTCCTCCTGGTGCACTTCGAGCTCACTCTGTGGGGCTTAGCCCATTAGATTATTATCAGCAACAACAGAGACCATCTCTGGAAGAGCAGCTGAGCCACCTTGAGCGAGGTCTTTCTATACATGATCGGTTCCAGCGAGGCCTTTATGATTCTGGCTTAATTCCATTTGAGCAATCAATGTCTTTACCTGTTGGTGCCCCACATCCTGATGTAATGAATGCTTTGGTACATGGTCATGGTCTAGATATGCAAGAACCAAGGGCACGAATCCATTCTGCTTCTCAAGTGGGTGGATTCTCTGATCTTCACTCGCAGCACCCTATAATTCCTAACCAATTTCGTGCCCCACATCCTGATGTAATCGAGGGCCACTGGTCTGAAAACAATAGAGATAGTCAGCTACAGAGAGAATGGGCGGAATCTCAGATACGACAAATGCATCTTAATACTGAGCTACAAAATAGGGAGCTAGAAGTTAAAATGTCTTCTAAAGATTCAAGTTCTTGGATGTCTTCTGGAACAAACAATGATGGCTCAAAGCGTTTCCTGATGGAATTTCTCCACCAAAATTCTGGTCACCAGCCAACTGATTCTTTAAATATGAGTACTGGGTTATCATATGATAGAAGGCTGCCTTCTGGTCGCTTTTCTGCAACAAGTACTTCTAATCAACCCTTTAGTCTTTTATCAGATCGAGAAGCAggtaaaaactcacttggacCTTATGGCTCTAATTCTGGTGGTGTAACCAATGAGAAGGCCAGTGTTTTGGAAAGCAGTGATAGACTACCTCTTAGATCCAACTCCGGAGTGCCTAGTGAACGAGACCGACTTTTTTCAGTCATCAATGACAACCCACAAGCAATTTATGCAAACTCTCACATGATTGCTAAACCCCCCACAGAAAGAGACTTATTTGACATGGATGGTAAAATGCAAGGATTCAAAGGTGAAGTTAGTATGTTTAAGGGGGCAGCTTTGGATATTCAAGAAAGCATGGCTGAGAAGGCAGGATTGAACCATGGAGAAATGTCTATTCATGCCAGTAGCAGGCATAATTCACTTGGCATTGATG GGGGTAATTCAACCTTCCACAATGATCAAGTTGATATTGATTATTTCACAGAAGAGGTTGCTAAGGACCA GGTTCCAGCCCATGCATCCAAAGGCCTGGAGAGTTTTTTGCTGAAACGTCCAGTGGTCTCACGGACTTCCTCATCCCAGGAGCAGTTGTTTGAGGCATCTGATCCAGTTGTCAGAGGCAAAACTCCTCCAACTTCACTTACAGGTGAAG GTGGAAGACGGGAGCAAGGGGGATATCTGGCAAATCAGAAACCTGACATCGTAGCGTCTGGCAAGAAAGATGTTCATTTTCGACGGAGCTCATCTTGCAGCGATACCGATGTGTCAGAACCGTTGTTCGTTGACATGCTTAAAAGCAATGCTAAGAAGTCAGCTGCACAGGCAGAGAATCCGGCAGTGGGAGCCTCGGAGTCATCTGATGGAACACAGGCAGGCCGAAGtgggaaaaagaaagggaagaaaggGAGGCAAATTGACCCAGCCCTTCTAGGATTCAAGGTAACAAGCAACCGCATCATGATGGGTGAGATACAGCGTATAGAAGATTAG